GGAGCTGGGGTACGCGGCGTTCTCGCCCAACCAGCGCAAGGGGTTCATGGCCGAGGGCCTGGGCCTGGTGTTCGGCTACGCCTTCGGCACCCTCGGGCTGCACCGCCTCCAGGCCAGCATCCAGCCCGACAACCGGCCGTCGGTGGCCCTGGCCCGGTCGTGCGGGATGGCCCTGGAGGGGTTCTCGCCGCGGTACCTGTTCATCGGGGGGGCATGGCGGGACCACGAGCACTGGGGCGTCACGGCCGAGGAGTGGCC
This DNA window, taken from Acidimicrobiales bacterium, encodes the following:
- a CDS encoding GNAT family protein, with the translated sequence MALCLVRSADGPEFLRAVARSARLHGRWVYPPAGPASFRSYLARISRGEDTGFLVRRRDTGQLAGFVNLNNVVRGALQSAELGYAAFSPNQRKGFMAEGLGLVFGYAFGTLGLHRLQASIQPDNRPSVALARSCGMALEGFSPRYLFIGGAWRDHEHWGVTAEEWPA